A genomic segment from Microbulbifer elongatus encodes:
- a CDS encoding HAD hydrolase-like protein: MSTYEWLLFDLDGTLSDPAEGFVNSMNHALQFYNYAPRPAAQLTPHIGPPLEVTLAHLTGSADRTHVRALVDKYRERYGETGYAENTLYPGITDMLQQLSSIDGIRLGVCTSKRADFASRILEQFELHHYFEFVSGGDVGVAKWQQLGKLIEEKRIGQRTLMIGDRHFDLSAAARNGLPSAGVLWGYGSKEELDQHTPAYLFHHPSEILNIF; the protein is encoded by the coding sequence ATGAGCACCTATGAATGGCTGTTGTTCGACCTTGACGGGACCCTGAGTGACCCTGCAGAGGGTTTCGTGAACTCCATGAACCACGCTCTGCAGTTCTACAACTATGCACCTCGGCCCGCCGCCCAATTGACCCCTCATATCGGCCCACCTCTGGAGGTGACCCTCGCACACCTCACTGGCTCCGCAGACCGCACCCACGTTCGCGCCCTGGTCGATAAATACCGCGAGCGCTACGGTGAAACCGGCTATGCGGAAAATACCCTGTACCCCGGCATCACCGACATGCTGCAGCAATTGAGCAGTATCGACGGCATTCGCCTCGGTGTGTGCACTTCGAAGCGGGCCGACTTTGCCAGCCGCATCCTCGAGCAATTTGAGCTACACCACTATTTTGAATTTGTCAGTGGCGGCGACGTGGGCGTCGCAAAATGGCAGCAGCTCGGGAAACTGATCGAAGAAAAGCGAATTGGTCAGCGCACCCTGATGATCGGCGACCGTCACTTCGATCTGTCCGCAGCCGCGCGAAACGGCCTGCCCAGTGCCGGCGTTCTCTGGGGGTACGGATCGAAGGAGGAACTCGACCAACACACCCCCGCCTACCTGTTCCATCACCCGTCCGAAATCCTGAACATTTTCTGA
- a CDS encoding VacB/RNase II family 3'-5' exoribonuclease: MLNADALKQLSQLKTDIRSTKEFAEGRVRGANGKFGFVVLDDGREAFLPPAEMDRVFPGDRVKVSLTEEDKGKLSAELDSLIASDLDYLVGQYVQRGQGHFIQPNEHGLSRWIFLPPKARGKAQPGEFIACSITRHPFKDGKSQAKVEKIIGKPDMAGIEHAFVVAQHRLPNEFSPAALAQAEEIPAQLAAVCANRKDLSDLGFVTIDAESTRDMDDAIAVTKRESGWELHIAIADPSSLIEPESPLDKEARARANSVYLAGETIPMLPANLCENSFSLLAGEQRPALVLHIAVGEDGALNGFDYEFAAIRSQHKFSYAQVARFIDGDASAVPTEQHTALGELNALSKVRAQYRAGHSLVMEDRPDYDLILNAQRKIERIEKQERSSAQRMVEEAMLAANICAGEKLAALGGGCFSVHLGFRDERMAEIRALLKEAMPEFAEQDLHQLDVYLNLVKTLESQSDDESKNVLAVLKRMLRPGELSGNAAAHLGLGLAHYATVTSPIRKFNDLHNHRVLRAAADQATLPAFNSEDGESLQQSVTTGRQADRALQQWLYCQFLESKTGEVFTGKITLVNGAGIGVRLDDNGINGFVRFNSKKNPFEFDGKRLRITRGEERFQLDQEVQVKIAAVDTEKRRIAFELVTETATAK; this comes from the coding sequence ATGCTCAATGCCGACGCCCTCAAGCAGCTTTCCCAGCTGAAGACCGATATCCGCTCCACCAAGGAATTTGCTGAAGGCCGCGTGCGTGGCGCCAATGGCAAGTTTGGCTTTGTGGTCCTGGACGACGGGCGTGAGGCCTTTCTCCCGCCGGCGGAAATGGACCGGGTTTTTCCCGGTGACCGGGTAAAGGTGAGCCTGACCGAAGAAGACAAAGGCAAACTCTCCGCAGAGCTGGACAGCCTGATCGCTTCAGATCTCGACTATCTGGTGGGGCAATATGTGCAACGAGGGCAGGGTCACTTTATACAGCCCAACGAACACGGCCTTTCCCGCTGGATTTTCCTGCCCCCCAAGGCTCGCGGTAAAGCTCAGCCCGGGGAATTCATTGCCTGCAGTATCACCCGCCATCCGTTCAAGGACGGCAAATCCCAGGCGAAAGTCGAGAAAATTATCGGCAAACCGGATATGGCAGGCATCGAGCATGCCTTTGTTGTCGCACAGCACCGTTTGCCCAATGAATTCAGCCCCGCCGCCCTGGCCCAGGCCGAAGAAATTCCTGCACAACTGGCGGCAGTGTGTGCAAACCGCAAAGACCTCTCCGATCTGGGGTTTGTCACCATCGATGCCGAAAGCACCCGCGATATGGACGATGCCATCGCGGTCACCAAACGTGAGAGCGGCTGGGAGCTGCACATTGCGATTGCTGACCCATCCAGCCTGATCGAACCCGAAAGCCCCCTGGATAAAGAAGCGCGTGCGCGGGCCAACAGCGTCTATCTGGCGGGCGAGACCATCCCCATGCTGCCCGCCAACCTGTGTGAAAACAGCTTCTCCCTGCTCGCAGGAGAACAGCGCCCGGCCCTGGTGTTGCACATTGCAGTGGGCGAAGACGGCGCCCTGAACGGTTTTGACTACGAATTTGCTGCCATTCGCTCTCAGCACAAATTCAGTTACGCCCAGGTGGCCCGCTTTATTGACGGCGACGCCAGTGCGGTCCCGACAGAGCAGCATACGGCACTGGGCGAGCTGAATGCGTTGAGTAAGGTCCGTGCCCAGTACCGTGCCGGCCATTCACTGGTTATGGAAGATCGCCCGGACTACGACCTGATTCTGAATGCACAACGGAAAATCGAGCGCATCGAAAAGCAGGAGCGCTCTTCCGCACAGCGCATGGTGGAAGAAGCCATGCTGGCGGCCAATATCTGTGCCGGCGAAAAACTCGCCGCGCTCGGCGGCGGCTGCTTCTCGGTCCACCTGGGGTTCCGCGACGAGCGCATGGCGGAGATCCGCGCGCTACTGAAAGAGGCTATGCCCGAGTTTGCGGAACAGGACTTACACCAGCTGGATGTGTACCTGAATCTGGTCAAGACGCTCGAATCCCAAAGTGATGACGAGTCAAAGAATGTGCTGGCCGTCCTCAAGCGCATGCTGCGCCCTGGCGAACTGTCGGGTAATGCGGCTGCCCACCTGGGGCTGGGGCTGGCCCACTACGCCACAGTGACCTCGCCAATTCGAAAATTCAACGACCTGCACAATCACCGGGTATTGCGCGCCGCCGCCGACCAGGCCACCCTGCCCGCTTTCAACAGCGAAGACGGTGAATCACTGCAGCAGAGTGTCACTACCGGCAGGCAGGCGGATCGCGCGCTGCAGCAATGGCTCTACTGCCAGTTCCTGGAAAGCAAAACCGGAGAAGTCTTTACCGGTAAAATCACCCTGGTAAACGGCGCCGGCATCGGGGTCCGCCTCGACGACAATGGCATCAATGGGTTTGTGCGGTTTAACAGCAAAAAGAATCCCTTCGAGTTTGATGGCAAACGGTTGCGCATCACCCGTGGTGAAGAGCGTTTCCAGCTGGACCAGGAGGTACAGGTGAAAATTGCGGCAGTAGACACCGAGAAACGCCGCATTGCATTTGAGCTGGTCACCGAAACCGCGACTGCCAAATAA
- a CDS encoding aminoacyl-histidine dipeptidase, producing the protein MSTIAELNPTPLWKHFAKLCEIPRPSKHEDKVVAYIVDFAKNRGLDVKLDQIGNIIIKKPATPGMEDRKTLAMQSHVDMVPQKNADTDHDFLTDPIKAYVDGEWVTADGTTLGADNGIGVAAILALLESTDIPHPPLEALLTIDEEAGMTGAKHLQPGHFEADLLLNLDTEDEGELYVGCAGGVDVNVSLPYTATPIEADHLAFKLSVRGLRGGHSGLDIDKGRGNANKIANRIIDTARRQIPELRIASLDGGSLRNAIPRESFSVITVSQENSALLQEIALQTSAVIKGEFDNEPKLDITLEATDTPSSTMDVATQEKLIHCIRCCPNGVERMSTALEGIADTSNNLARVVTETTDSGNSQVRIQCLVRSLSDSARDEHGLNVAAAFALAGAETSLDNAYPGWTPNMQSPLLALMKQVYQQMEGKAPEVKVIHAGLECGLLAKPYPNWDMVSFGPTIRRAHSPEERVHIQSVANFWDYFVKVVAAIPQK; encoded by the coding sequence ATGTCGACCATTGCAGAACTGAACCCGACGCCACTGTGGAAACATTTCGCCAAACTGTGTGAAATCCCGCGCCCATCCAAGCATGAAGACAAAGTGGTGGCGTATATCGTCGATTTCGCGAAAAATCGCGGTCTCGACGTCAAGCTCGATCAGATCGGCAATATCATCATCAAGAAACCCGCCACCCCCGGTATGGAAGATCGCAAGACGCTGGCCATGCAGAGTCATGTGGACATGGTGCCGCAGAAAAATGCCGATACCGATCATGACTTTCTCACCGACCCCATCAAGGCCTACGTGGATGGCGAGTGGGTAACCGCTGACGGCACCACGCTCGGTGCTGATAATGGCATTGGCGTCGCGGCCATTCTTGCACTGCTGGAATCGACGGATATTCCTCACCCGCCGCTCGAAGCCCTGCTGACCATTGATGAAGAAGCGGGAATGACCGGCGCCAAGCACCTGCAGCCGGGCCATTTCGAGGCGGACCTGCTACTGAACCTGGACACCGAAGACGAAGGCGAACTGTATGTAGGCTGCGCAGGTGGCGTAGACGTCAATGTTTCCCTGCCATACACCGCAACCCCCATCGAGGCCGACCATCTGGCCTTCAAACTGAGCGTGCGCGGCCTGCGTGGCGGCCACTCCGGTCTCGACATCGATAAAGGGCGTGGCAACGCCAACAAGATCGCCAACCGCATTATCGACACGGCGCGGCGGCAGATCCCGGAATTGCGTATCGCCAGCCTTGATGGCGGCAGTCTGCGGAATGCCATCCCGCGGGAGTCTTTCAGCGTGATTACGGTATCGCAGGAGAACTCCGCTCTGCTCCAGGAGATCGCTCTGCAGACCAGCGCAGTGATCAAAGGCGAATTCGACAACGAACCCAAGCTGGATATCACCCTGGAAGCCACTGACACGCCGTCGAGCACAATGGACGTGGCAACTCAGGAAAAACTGATTCACTGTATCCGCTGCTGCCCCAATGGCGTTGAACGTATGAGCACCGCACTGGAAGGCATCGCCGACACTTCAAACAACCTCGCCCGCGTCGTGACGGAAACCACTGACAGCGGCAACAGCCAGGTTCGGATCCAGTGCCTGGTGCGCAGCCTTTCCGACAGCGCCCGTGACGAACACGGATTGAATGTCGCCGCCGCCTTCGCGCTCGCAGGCGCCGAGACCAGCCTCGACAACGCCTACCCGGGCTGGACGCCCAATATGCAGTCACCGCTGCTGGCGCTGATGAAACAGGTCTATCAGCAAATGGAAGGCAAGGCGCCGGAAGTCAAAGTGATTCACGCCGGCCTTGAATGCGGTTTGCTCGCCAAGCCTTACCCAAATTGGGACATGGTCTCCTTTGGCCCCACCATCCGCCGCGCCCATTCCCCGGAAGAGCGGGTACACATTCAGAGCGTGGCCAATTTCTGGGACTACTTTGTCAAAGTGGTTGCTGCAATTCCGCAGAAATAA
- a CDS encoding YceK/YidQ family lipoprotein → MKRFALILSFALLSGCGTVTTLTSSDSEIARDLRQKNSGCVSMPRVYSGVAYNMCKLNSNGTSIYFAPLLGVYLVDSVFSAATDTVVLPYTIYAQNEQGSVNL, encoded by the coding sequence GTGAAACGCTTTGCCCTGATCCTTTCCTTCGCCCTGCTCTCCGGTTGTGGCACCGTGACCACGCTGACCAGCTCTGACTCCGAAATCGCCCGAGACCTGAGACAGAAAAACTCCGGCTGTGTGAGTATGCCCCGGGTCTACAGTGGTGTTGCCTACAATATGTGCAAATTGAATTCCAATGGCACCTCCATTTACTTCGCCCCCCTGTTGGGCGTTTACCTGGTCGATAGCGTATTTTCAGCAGCCACCGATACCGTCGTACTGCCTTACACCATCTATGCACAGAATGAACAGGGCAGTGTAAACCTGTAG
- the ybaK gene encoding Cys-tRNA(Pro) deacylase — MTPAIKAAEKAKVKFQIHEYSHDPAAESYGLEAAEKLGLAPQRVFKTLVVSLDGKSLAVAVLPVEDQLNMKLIARATGAKKAIMADKNAVTRSSGYVLGGVSPLGQKKTLPTFLHVSAESEDTIFVSAGRRGLEIELAPGDLLRLTRGTFASLTS, encoded by the coding sequence ATGACTCCCGCAATCAAAGCCGCCGAAAAAGCGAAAGTGAAATTCCAGATTCACGAATATTCCCATGATCCGGCGGCGGAATCCTACGGCCTGGAAGCGGCGGAAAAGCTGGGGCTCGCACCGCAACGGGTGTTTAAGACCCTGGTGGTATCCCTGGATGGAAAATCGCTGGCGGTAGCGGTGCTACCGGTGGAAGACCAGCTCAATATGAAATTGATCGCCAGAGCCACGGGAGCCAAGAAAGCGATCATGGCCGATAAAAACGCGGTAACGCGCTCTTCCGGCTATGTACTTGGCGGTGTCAGCCCACTGGGACAGAAAAAGACATTACCGACGTTCCTCCACGTTTCCGCGGAGTCCGAGGACACTATTTTTGTCAGTGCCGGCCGCCGCGGGCTGGAGATCGAGCTGGCACCGGGCGATCTATTGCGTTTGACCCGAGGAACGTTTGCCTCGCTGACAAGCTGA
- the rdgC gene encoding recombination-associated protein RdgC — protein sequence MWFKNLRVYRLTREFTLSAEQLNEMLEPDTFTPCGSQDMARYGWVPPLGRHGTELVHAANGYLMVCAKKQEKVIPAAVVNEKVEEMALAISEKEARSVGRKERQNLKDEVLLEMRPKAFARSRLQFAYIDPKDGWIVVNASSAKAAEELLENLREAISSLSVVPLTAKNIPQQSMTHWLTAPEAPTHFEFGHECELRDPQESGSVIRCKNQDLCAEEIHNHLLAGMQVHKLGLIWRDGVELMVDDQLAIKRLKFSDAVTEKADNADADNAAQRFDIEFSVMTLEISALLKDLLRAFGGLNTDTASVDEIVARASHEERAQQLSSEVEEVV from the coding sequence ATGTGGTTTAAGAACCTGCGCGTATACCGCCTCACCCGTGAATTCACACTTTCCGCCGAGCAATTGAACGAAATGCTCGAACCAGACACCTTCACCCCTTGTGGTAGCCAGGACATGGCCCGCTACGGCTGGGTACCACCTCTGGGACGCCACGGCACCGAGCTGGTTCACGCGGCCAATGGCTACCTGATGGTCTGCGCGAAAAAGCAGGAAAAAGTGATTCCCGCGGCGGTGGTGAACGAAAAAGTAGAAGAGATGGCTCTGGCCATTTCCGAGAAAGAAGCCCGCAGTGTCGGCCGTAAAGAGCGGCAGAACCTGAAGGACGAAGTGTTGCTGGAAATGCGCCCTAAGGCCTTCGCACGCTCCAGACTGCAGTTTGCCTATATCGACCCCAAAGACGGCTGGATTGTGGTCAACGCATCTTCGGCGAAGGCCGCCGAAGAGCTGCTGGAAAACCTCCGCGAAGCTATCAGCAGCCTTTCTGTCGTGCCGCTGACCGCGAAGAATATCCCCCAGCAATCCATGACCCACTGGCTCACGGCGCCGGAAGCCCCCACCCACTTCGAGTTCGGCCATGAATGCGAATTACGTGACCCGCAGGAGTCCGGCAGCGTGATCCGCTGCAAGAACCAGGATCTGTGTGCGGAAGAAATTCACAACCACCTTCTGGCCGGAATGCAGGTCCACAAGCTTGGCCTGATCTGGCGCGACGGCGTGGAGCTGATGGTGGACGATCAACTGGCCATCAAGCGGCTGAAGTTCAGTGACGCGGTCACCGAGAAAGCGGACAACGCCGACGCGGACAATGCGGCCCAGCGCTTCGATATTGAATTTTCCGTAATGACCCTGGAGATTTCTGCCCTGCTGAAGGATCTGCTCCGCGCCTTTGGCGGTCTCAATACGGATACCGCCAGCGTCGATGAGATCGTTGCCCGTGCGAGTCACGAAGAGCGCGCGCAGCAGCTCAGCAGTGAAGTAGAAGAAGTGGTGTAA